The nucleotide sequence CGTCATTAAGCCAGAAACTGTATTAGCCGCTCCAGGTCCCGAAGTAACTATACAAACTCCTGTTTTACCACTGCACCTGGCATATCCATCAGCTGCATGAGCTGCTCCCTGCTCGTGCCTAGTTAAAATATGATCTATCTTTTCTCTATAAGAATGAAGAGCATCATAGATAGGAAGTACCGATCCACCTGGATACCCAAATACTGTGTTTAAATCATGCTCTTGCAGAATTTCTAAAATTATTTCTGCACCATTTATCTCTCTCATTAACCTCACCCCCAATAATTTTCTAATATTATTTTTACCTATATCAAGTTATAAAAAAAAGCAGCTATAATTATAGCTGCCTAATCTAGAAAAAAGTTTACATATCTTCTACATTTATTTATTTTTATAAAAAAAGCAGCCAATAACATTAGCTACCACCTATAAATTATACTTTTAACTATTCTAAAATAAAGTTTTTCACTCTAAAAGCATATAATTTTCCTAATATTATTTTTCAAATCTATTCAATTGATTGCGGTTTAAGTCCAATAAGACTAGCAGCAATAATAATAAATTCATAAATAAAACTTTAGTTAAAATCATATTCTCTTCCTCCTCTTTTGTAATTAAGAAAGATAATACCAGTTATTTTTTTTTATGTCAACACTTTTTTGTATAAAAATAAAAACTTTCAAACCAATTAAATAAACATTACTTAATTTAACCTTTTATTTCATTGATTAATGATAATTCTAATATCTTTTATTTTAGTGTATAATAATAGATATTAAAAAATTATTTAAGGAGGTTTATTTATGAAAATTAAACCAATTGGAAATAGAATATTAGTAGAACCTTTAAAGGCTGAAGAAAAAACTTTTAGCGGTATCATCCTGCCAAGTTCTGGGGAAGCTAAGTCTTCTAATATGGGAGTTGTTGTTGCACTTGGAAATATTAATGATGAGATCAACCTAGGGGATAAGGTGTTTTTCAAACCTCATTCTGGGATAGAAATACCTGATTCAGACAAGACTTTTCTCATCTTAGAAGTAGAAGAAATCCTAGCCGTAATAGGGTAAAAAAAATGGAAGAGATCAATCTCTTCCATTTTTTTTATCTCTATCCTTTCATGGCTCTGATCTTACTTGGAAGGGAGAATAATTTAATAAACCCTTCAGCATCGTGATGATCGTATAGATCACTGGCTCCAAAAGATGAGATACCCTCATCATAAAGAACATTAGGAGATATTCTTCCTGCTACCTTTATATTCCCCTTATATAATTTAAGTTTTATCGTTCCAGTCACTACTTTGGAAACCTCATCTATAAATGCATCCATTCCCTCTTTTAAAGGCGTAAACCATAAACCATTATAAACTAACTCTCCATATTTCTGCCCTATGTTTTTCTTAAAAGCCTGTGTTTCCTTATCCAAACATATACTCTCCAATTCTTTTATAGCTTTATATAGCACAGTCCCACCAGGAGTTTCATAGATCCCTCTAGATTTCATCCCAACAAGTCTGTTTTCTACAATATCTACTACTCCTACACCATGTTCACCGGCTATTTCATTTAATTTCATCAAAAGGTTAGCGGCAGATAATTTTTCCCCGTCTACACTTACCGGTATTCCTGATTCAAAACCTATCTCCACATACTCAGCTTGATCCTTAGCATCCTCCAAAGATTTTACCATCATATACAGGTCATCCTTATGCTCATTTTCTAAAAATTCTATATCTCCACCTTCATGACTTATATGCCAAAGATTCTGGTCTCTTGAGTAGATCTTTTCTTTTGTCACAGAGAGTTCAATCCCTTTCGATTCAGCATAGTCTATGGCATCTTCTCTTGATTTAATATCCCATTCTCTCCAAGGAGCAATTATCTTTATAGCAGGGTCTATAGAAGCTATTCCAACTTCAAATCTTACTTGGTCATTCCCCTTCCCGGTACACCCATGACAAATATATGCAGCCCCTTCTTTCTGTGCAACTTCTACTAATTTCTTAGCTATAAGTGGTCTTGCAAATGCTGTTCCAAGTAGATAACTATCTTCGTATATAGCTCCTGCTTTCAGACCTTTAAAAGCATATTCACCGACAAATTCTTCAGCTACATTTTCAACATAAATTTTAGAAGCTCCAGATTCAATAGCTTTTACCTTTACATCTTCCATATTATCTTCCTGCCCTAAATTAACACAAACTGCTATCACTTCTAAATCATAATTTTCCTTTAACCAGGGTACTATTATAGATGTATCTAATCCCCCTGAATACGCTAATACTACTTTTTCTTTTTTCATTTATATTCCCCCTAAATTAATTTTTTTTAAACTAATGTACTAACCAAAACTGATTTTATTGTATGTAATCTATTTGCAGCCTGATCAAAAACAACTGATTGCTCACTTTCAAAAACTTCATCACTAACTTCTAATTCTTCCAGACCAAATTCTTGATATATTTTTTTTCCTATCTCGGTTTCCAAGTTGTGAAATGCCGGTAAACAATGCATAAAAATAGCATCTTCATTAGCATATCCCATGAGTTTTTTATTAACTTGGTAGTCCTTGAGCAATTCTATTCTCTCCTTCCATATATCGAACTTTTCTCCCATAGATAACCAAACATCTGTATATACAACATCTGCATCCTCAAGAGCTTTCTCAGGCAACATTTCAAAATTAATAACTGCACCTGTTTCCATAGCTATTTCCTTAGCTTTGGTGATCAATTTCTTTTCAGGAAATAATTCCAATGGTGATAATATCGTAAATTTCATCCCCATTTTGGCTGCACCAATTAATAAAGAATTTCCCATATTACTTCTTCCATCTCCTACATAAACTAATTTTTGATCTGAAAGTTTTCCTTTTTTCTCTTCGATAGTCATAAAATCAGCCAAAATTTGAGTTGGATGAAATTCGTCTGTAAGTCCATTCCATACAGGAACACCTGAGTATTTAGCCAATTCTTCTACTTTTTCCTGGGAACTTCCTCTGTATTCTATACCGTCAAACATCCCTCCTAAAACTCTTGCTGTATCTGCAATACTTTCTTTTTTTCCTATCTGAGAACCTACAGCACCTAAATATGTAGTATTTGCCCCTTGATCCATAGCGCCTACTTCAAAAGCACATCTTGTTCTCGTAGAATCTTTTTCAAAAATAAGAGCTAAATTTTTCCCTTTTAAATTTTGTTTTTCTCTATTATTCTTTTTATCTGATTTAAGATCTTTAGCCGATTTAATTAAACTTTTTATTTCCTGTGTAGAAAAATCTAAAAGTTTTAAAAAACTTTTTCCCTTCATCTCTTCCTCCTAAAATTTATTCTCAATTTTTTTATAATCAAATCTGCCTATAAATTTTTTCACAGCATTAGCAGATTCTTTCGCAGGTATAATAGATTAATTTTTTATATGTTTTTCTATTAATTCATTGTATTTTTTACTTTTTATAATTTTTTCTAAAGCCTTATTTATTTGAGTTAATAATTCAGTTTCATCCTTTCCCATAGCCATAGCATATTCCTCTGATTGTAAAGTATAGTCAGATAACTTTAAACCATTATTATTCTCAGTTGTTTTTTTAGCCTGCTGATAATCCAAGATTATCATATCTATTTTTTCAGCCTGCAGTGATAAAACAGCTTCGTGCAATTTATTATATTTTACAGTCTCTACACCATCTAATTCTTTAGATAGATTCTCGGCTATGGTATCGCTGGTTGTTCCCATTACAACTCCTATCTTTTTCCCTGCTATATCAGACTCTTTCTCTATCTCTTTTGACCCCTCTCCTACCATAATTACCTGGCTCACATTAAAATATGGGTGGCTGAAATTCACATTTTTCTTTCTATCTTCTGTTATGGACATTCCCGCTACAATTAAATCTATTTTCTTAGTCTGAAGGGCTGGTAGAAGTCCGCTGAAATCCATTCCTACTACTTTAAATTTAAGGCCCGTTTCCTTACTAACTTCATCTAATAAATCCATATCAAACCCTACTATTTTATCCCCATCCATATATTCAAATGGAACAAAATTCGGAGCCGTTCCTACAACGACAACCTTTTCCTCCTTACTTCCTCCACATGCTGTCATTATTACCCCAACTGCTAATATCATCACTAATTGCATTATTTTTTTCATCTTCTTCCTCCTTTTTATTTTTTTAAAAATTCCTTGGCATCCTTTATCTGTCTTTCCACTGATTCTATCCCGGTTCCACCATAACTTTTTCTCTCATTGATACACTCCTCTATACTTATCTTTTTATTTATATCACCTTCAAACAGGTCGCTGTACCCTTTAAATTCCTCTAATTTCAACTCTGATAAACTTTTTTTGTTCATCTCACAATAAACAACCAGTTCCCCGACTATTCTATGGGCATCTCTAAATGGCAGGCCTTTTTTCGCCAGGTAATCAGCTACATCAGTAGCATTTATAAATCCATCTTCAATTCCCTTCATCATATTTCCTTCATTTATCTTCATGGTAACCAGCATCTCTTTAAAGATAACCAGTGAGATCTTTATGGTATCAATGGAATCAAAAATTCCCTCCTTATCCTCCTGGGTATCCTTATTGTAGGCCAGTGGCAGTCCCTTCATAACAGTCAGTATTCCCATTAAATTTCCAAAAATTCTTCCTGTTTTCCCCCGGATAAGTTCCGCTATATCTGGATTTTTTTTCTGTGGCATGATAGAAGAGCCTGTAGAATAGGAATCATCCAAAGCCACAAAGGAAAATTCACTTGTAGACCATAAAATAATCTCTTCAGCCAATCTGGACATATGCATAGATATCATAGAAATAATAAAATTCAATTCAATTATAAAGTCTCTGTCGCTGACAGTATCCAAACTGTTTTTAGTTACACCAGAAAATCCAAGTTCCCCGGCTACAAAATGTCTGTCGATATTATAGGTTGTCCCGGCCAGTGCTCCGGCTCCTAATGGCATTACATCTAATCTTTTGTAGGAGTCTTTTAGTCTGTCTAAATCTCTTTTAAACATCTCATAATAAGCCATCATATGATGGGAAAATAAAATAGGCTGTGCTCTCTGAAGATGAGTATATCCAGGCATAATAACATCTTTATTTTTATCAGCTGTTTCTACCAACCCCTCCAATAACTCTCCTAATAATTCCTCAATTACCATACTTTCTTTTTTTAGATACATTCTGATATCCAAAGCTACCTGGTCATTTCTGCTTCTAGCAGTATGGAGCTTTCCCCCTACTTCTCCTACAATCTCTATCAACCTTTTTTCGATAGCCATATGGATATCTTCATCTTTTAGATCAAATATAAACTTTTCTTCCTTTATCTCATTTAATATCTGTTTCAGCCCATTTTCTATTTGTTGTTGTTCATCTATTCCTATGATCTCTTGTTTAGCCAGCATCTTAGAGTGAGCTATACTCCCCATTATGTCCTCTTCATACATTCTTTTATCAAAATTTATAGACCCGTTGAATTTCTCTAATATTTTTGCTGTTTCCTTATTAAATCTTCCACCCCAAAGTTTCATACCTATCTCCTTTTTTCACTATTTTCCATAATAAAGATAATTTTTTAGATCTTTTTTGTCCATTCCGTCGATCCCCATCTTTTCTAAATTTCTTCCATCTTTAAAATAATTTTTACTGTTATAAGCTCCTGCAATTGTTATACAAGAATACATCATAGGAGTCTCTACCCCTAATAATTCCCCAAGTGAATAACACGGTACCACTAAATAGGGAACGTCCTCTGTTATATATCTATGTTTTGATGTACTAGGAGCTCCGATCTTACTATGTGCTACCGAACTTCTATTTAATTCATATACACTTTCATATTCTAAGCTATACAATGAATTCATAGCCTCCAACTCCGGAGTTAAGTAAAATCCTATAGTATCTCCTATCGCTAACCTTTCCTTTTCCATGACAGATACAGCCTTTGAAGTAGCCAAAGAACAAGTATCTCTATAATAATTAAATTCTCCTCCAAAGTTTTCCATTATTCCCATATTTAATACCGATAATAGAGGATGTCCTCCAAAATTTATATTTTCCATCCCTGCTGCAACTACATTTTCTAATTTTGTTAACTTTATTGGAAATACTTCATTTAATATCCCCAGTGTTTCATCAGTTTTAACCCCTGGAAAAACTCCTACTGGCAGATGAGATTTAGTCCCATAAATTGCTACTCCCCCTTGACACTCAATTCTACAAGCCCAAGGAATAGAGATACCATCTACGAAGGTTACATCTTTTTTTCCTTTCTCCAACATAATTTTATTAAAAACTAAACTAGAAAAATTTCCAGGCATAGATACTAATATATGACCACCTAAATATGGATAAATTTTATTAAAGATAATCTCCTGAGCATAGGATGGTACTACTATGACTATTATTTTAGAATATTCTAAAACTTCTATAATATCAGTTGTTATCTTATCTATCTTTTGGGTCCCAGGAATCTCTAATTTTAGCCCATCTACCTCTTTTAATGCCTCTATATGTCCGTTATTTTCTTCAATTCCCTCTAAATTCACAGAAAATTCTTTGGCATCATAGAGACAAACTTTATTTCCTATCTTAGAAAAATGATATGCCGCTGTAAGCCCTCCATTTCCTCCACCTATTATCCCAACTGATTTCATAAATTATCCTCCAAAATACTTGTTTACTAACTTTTGATATTTTCCACTTTTTTTCATTTTTTTAATCTCTTCATTTAAGTCTAATATTAATTGTTCCTGTCCCTTACCTAAGGCTATTGCCGATCCATCTTGTCTATCGTCTAGTAACCCTGCTAATTTTAATTTTTTATTGTTTTCTAAATAATTATTAGCCACTACTTCACCAACTATTACTGCATCTATCTTTTTATTATTTAGTTCCAATATAGCTCCTGTAAATGAGTTGTATCTTTTAATCTCGGCTCCCTCTATCTCATTTGCCATAGTTTCTTGGATAGTTCCTAACTGTACTCCAACTGCTTTCCCCTTTAGATTATCTAAAGTTTTAATTCCAGTAGTATCTTTATTTACCAAGATAGCTTGAGCAGAACTATAATAAATATCTGTAAAATCTATCGCTTTTTTTCTCTCCTCTGTAGGAGTCATCCCAGCTATTACCATATCTATTTTTTTAGTCTGAAGTGCCGGTAATAATCCGTCAAAACTTAAGTTTTTCCACTCTATTTCATATCCTAAATTCTTTGCTAATTCTTCCATAAATTCAATGTCAAACCCTGTTATCTCTCCATTTTCAATATATTCATAGGGTTTATATTCCGCATTTGTTCCTATATATAGTTTTTTAGTCTGCACCTCTTCTTTCCCGCATCCAACCAATATAACCATCATTAAAATCCCGACTAAATTTATTATTTTTTTCATAATATTCATCTCCCTTTAATTTTTTATAATTCCTGATTCATTTTTTTATCCACTATGTTTTTTTCCATAAATAATAGAATTTTCCATCTATTTCCTTATTTTTAGGTATAAAAAAGGGACCCTGCTGTTTTCAACAGAATCCCTGTTAGATTAGCATGACTTATTTCCTATTTAATTTTTAATAATCCTATTTACTTCCATTACAATCCCTCATTTTAAAAATTTAATTAAAACCATTTTTTTAACAGTTTATCGTATGTACCATTTCCTTTTAATGTTGTTAAAGCTGTATTTATTTTTCCTAGTAACTCTGCATTATCTTTAGATACTGCCATTGCATATTCTTCCTTTTCTCCCTCTGCCGATGTAACTTTTATCCCTTCATTATTTTTTACAAAATTCTTAGCTGGTTCTCCGTCTAATACTACTGCGTCTATCTTTCCTTCCTTTAAGTCCATGATAGCTGCATAGCCTGCATTATATTTTTTTACTTCTACGCCATCTATCTCACTGACAACTACATCTCCTGTAAATCCTAAGATTACTCCTACTTTCTTCCCTTTCAACCCTTCAAAATCTGAGATATCTTCTGCATCTTCCGCTGTTATGATTACTTGATTTGCCTTATAATATGTTTCACTGAAGTTTACAGCTTTCTTTCTCTCCTCTGTAGCTGTCATCCCTGCTATTATCATATCCACTTTTTTAGCCTGTAATGCTGGTAACAGACCATCAAAAGCCATATCCTTAATCTCTATCTCTACCCCTATTTCCTTTGATATCGCAGCCATTAGATCCATATCAAATCCCACTGTTTTTCCATCTTCTAAATATTCAAATGGTGCAAATTCTGCATTAGTTCCTACATATATTTTTTCTACTTTTTCTTCACTCTTATTTCCACAAGCTACCATAAATATTCCTACTATTACTGCCATTATTAATTTCATCGTCTTTTTCATTTTATTCCTCCTTTTAATCTAAACAAATAATTTTGCCACTATTATTATGATCGGTAAACTAAGAGCTGTTCTAAGTAAGAAAAAACCAGCTACTTCCAATATATTAAATTTCATCTTTGTCTTCAATAAGATCGATCCAGTTTCTGCCATAAATATCAACTGTGTAAATGATAGAGTTCCAACTATAAATCTAGATATCTCATGTTCTGAACCTTTTATAAAAATTGTCGGTAGATACATATCTGTAAACCCTACTAGAGATGCCTTAGCTACTAGAGCTGCATCTGGAATATTTAAAGCTTTAAATAAAGGTATTATAGGCATTGCTATATAATTAAATATCTGTGTATGTTCTGCTGTGATCAATCCCAATGTTCCTACGAAAACTATTGTTGGGATAAATGTCATATGGATATTTACTATTGCGGGC is from Psychrilyobacter atlanticus DSM 19335 and encodes:
- a CDS encoding transporter substrate-binding domain-containing protein, giving the protein MKKIMQLVMILAVGVIMTACGGSKEEKVVVVGTAPNFVPFEYMDGDKIVGFDMDLLDEVSKETGLKFKVVGMDFSGLLPALQTKKIDLIVAGMSITEDRKKNVNFSHPYFNVSQVIMVGEGSKEIEKESDIAGKKIGVVMGTTSDTIAENLSKELDGVETVKYNKLHEAVLSLQAEKIDMIILDYQQAKKTTENNNGLKLSDYTLQSEEYAMAMGKDETELLTQINKALEKIIKSKKYNELIEKHIKN
- a CDS encoding NAD/NADP-dependent octopine/nopaline dehydrogenase family protein — its product is MKSVGIIGGGNGGLTAAYHFSKIGNKVCLYDAKEFSVNLEGIEENNGHIEALKEVDGLKLEIPGTQKIDKITTDIIEVLEYSKIIVIVVPSYAQEIIFNKIYPYLGGHILVSMPGNFSSLVFNKIMLEKGKKDVTFVDGISIPWACRIECQGGVAIYGTKSHLPVGVFPGVKTDETLGILNEVFPIKLTKLENVVAAGMENINFGGHPLLSVLNMGIMENFGGEFNYYRDTCSLATSKAVSVMEKERLAIGDTIGFYLTPELEAMNSLYSLEYESVYELNRSSVAHSKIGAPSTSKHRYITEDVPYLVVPCYSLGELLGVETPMMYSCITIAGAYNSKNYFKDGRNLEKMGIDGMDKKDLKNYLYYGK
- the argH gene encoding argininosuccinate lyase is translated as MKLWGGRFNKETAKILEKFNGSINFDKRMYEEDIMGSIAHSKMLAKQEIIGIDEQQQIENGLKQILNEIKEEKFIFDLKDEDIHMAIEKRLIEIVGEVGGKLHTARSRNDQVALDIRMYLKKESMVIEELLGELLEGLVETADKNKDVIMPGYTHLQRAQPILFSHHMMAYYEMFKRDLDRLKDSYKRLDVMPLGAGALAGTTYNIDRHFVAGELGFSGVTKNSLDTVSDRDFIIELNFIISMISMHMSRLAEEIILWSTSEFSFVALDDSYSTGSSIMPQKKNPDIAELIRGKTGRIFGNLMGILTVMKGLPLAYNKDTQEDKEGIFDSIDTIKISLVIFKEMLVTMKINEGNMMKGIEDGFINATDVADYLAKKGLPFRDAHRIVGELVVYCEMNKKSLSELKLEEFKGYSDLFEGDINKKISIEECINERKSYGGTGIESVERQIKDAKEFLKK
- a CDS encoding basic amino acid ABC transporter substrate-binding protein, with product MKKIINLVGILMMVILVGCGKEEVQTKKLYIGTNAEYKPYEYIENGEITGFDIEFMEELAKNLGYEIEWKNLSFDGLLPALQTKKIDMVIAGMTPTEERKKAIDFTDIYYSSAQAILVNKDTTGIKTLDNLKGKAVGVQLGTIQETMANEIEGAEIKRYNSFTGAILELNNKKIDAVIVGEVVANNYLENNKKLKLAGLLDDRQDGSAIALGKGQEQLILDLNEEIKKMKKSGKYQKLVNKYFGG
- a CDS encoding co-chaperone GroES, with the protein product MKIKPIGNRILVEPLKAEEKTFSGIILPSSGEAKSSNMGVVVALGNINDEINLGDKVFFKPHSGIEIPDSDKTFLILEVEEILAVIG
- a CDS encoding basic amino acid ABC transporter substrate-binding protein produces the protein MKKTMKLIMAVIVGIFMVACGNKSEEKVEKIYVGTNAEFAPFEYLEDGKTVGFDMDLMAAISKEIGVEIEIKDMAFDGLLPALQAKKVDMIIAGMTATEERKKAVNFSETYYKANQVIITAEDAEDISDFEGLKGKKVGVILGFTGDVVVSEIDGVEVKKYNAGYAAIMDLKEGKIDAVVLDGEPAKNFVKNNEGIKVTSAEGEKEEYAMAVSKDNAELLGKINTALTTLKGNGTYDKLLKKWF
- the argF gene encoding ornithine carbamoyltransferase, whose protein sequence is MKGKSFLKLLDFSTQEIKSLIKSAKDLKSDKKNNREKQNLKGKNLALIFEKDSTRTRCAFEVGAMDQGANTTYLGAVGSQIGKKESIADTARVLGGMFDGIEYRGSSQEKVEELAKYSGVPVWNGLTDEFHPTQILADFMTIEEKKGKLSDQKLVYVGDGRSNMGNSLLIGAAKMGMKFTILSPLELFPEKKLITKAKEIAMETGAVINFEMLPEKALEDADVVYTDVWLSMGEKFDIWKERIELLKDYQVNKKLMGYANEDAIFMHCLPAFHNLETEIGKKIYQEFGLEELEVSDEVFESEQSVVFDQAANRLHTIKSVLVSTLV
- a CDS encoding argininosuccinate synthase, with translation MKKEKVVLAYSGGLDTSIIVPWLKENYDLEVIAVCVNLGQEDNMEDVKVKAIESGASKIYVENVAEEFVGEYAFKGLKAGAIYEDSYLLGTAFARPLIAKKLVEVAQKEGAAYICHGCTGKGNDQVRFEVGIASIDPAIKIIAPWREWDIKSREDAIDYAESKGIELSVTKEKIYSRDQNLWHISHEGGDIEFLENEHKDDLYMMVKSLEDAKDQAEYVEIGFESGIPVSVDGEKLSAANLLMKLNEIAGEHGVGVVDIVENRLVGMKSRGIYETPGGTVLYKAIKELESICLDKETQAFKKNIGQKYGELVYNGLWFTPLKEGMDAFIDEVSKVVTGTIKLKLYKGNIKVAGRISPNVLYDEGISSFGASDLYDHHDAEGFIKLFSLPSKIRAMKG